ACCATCGAGCGCGAGACCGCGAAACTGCCCTGAGCTACGCCACCGCCGGAGCAACACGGCGCAGGAAGTTTCGCACCAGCTGGTGACCCGACTCCGTCAGGATCGACTCCGGATGGAACTGCACACCCTCGATCGGGTGCTCGCGGTGGCGCAGTCCCATCACGAGCCCGTCTGCGCTCTCGGCCGAGATCTCGAGTGATTCGGGCACCGAGTCGCGCTCCACGACGAGCGAGTGGTACCTGGTCGCGGTGAACGGGTTCGGCATCCCGTCGAAGATGCCGCGACCGTCGTGCTGAATCTCTGACGTCTTGCCGTGCATCACTTGCGGCGCGCGCACCACGTCGCCGCCGTACACCTGACCGATGCACTGGTGACCCAGGCACACGCCGAGCACGGGGACGCCACCCTCGCCGAACACTCGGATCGCCTCGTTGGACACGCCGGCGTCCTCCGGACGGCCCGGCCCGGGCGACACCAGCACGGCATCGGGCGCGAGGGAGACGAGCGCGTCGAGGTCCACGTCGTCGTGACGGTGCACGAGCGGCTCGGCACCCAGCTCACCCAGGTACTGCACGAGGATGTAGACGAACGAGTCGTAGTTGTCGATCACGAGGACGCGCGCACCCACGACGTGCACGGTACCTGGGTCCCCCTAGCCGACCGTATGGATTCGCCTACAGTGCGCCGCCGTATGGCACGACTGCGACGACGGAAAGCGCCGGTGAAGGCACCGCCGCCGGGGCGCTACACCCCACCCCAGCCCAAGACGGCCAAGGAGTCGCCGCTCTGGGTGCCGTCGACGATGTTCGCAGCGTTGCTCGTGGGCGTGATCGTGATCGTCGCCAACTACCTCGCCCTGCTCCCCGGAGGCGAAGCGCAGAACTCCTACCTGTTCGTCGGCCTCGGCATGCTGATCGGCGGCTTCGTACTCTCCACCCAGTACCGCTGATCCGCCGAAATCCCACTGCTGTAACTTCCCACAGGGTTTCCACAGTCTGTGGAGAAGA
The nucleotide sequence above comes from Acidimicrobiia bacterium. Encoded proteins:
- a CDS encoding aminodeoxychorismate/anthranilate synthase component II codes for the protein MGARVLVIDNYDSFVYILVQYLGELGAEPLVHRHDDVDLDALVSLAPDAVLVSPGPGRPEDAGVSNEAIRVFGEGGVPVLGVCLGHQCIGQVYGGDVVRAPQVMHGKTSEIQHDGRGIFDGMPNPFTATRYHSLVVERDSVPESLEISAESADGLVMGLRHREHPIEGVQFHPESILTESGHQLVRNFLRRVAPAVA
- a CDS encoding cell division protein CrgA, whose protein sequence is MARLRRRKAPVKAPPPGRYTPPQPKTAKESPLWVPSTMFAALLVGVIVIVANYLALLPGGEAQNSYLFVGLGMLIGGFVLSTQYR